Proteins from a single region of Ziziphus jujuba cultivar Dongzao chromosome 1, ASM3175591v1:
- the LOC112489868 gene encoding cation/H(+) antiporter 15 isoform X1, with the protein MAMSDQCNATVLLPDLDWCIRKRTTNYMIICYNKTIHHQQGMWQIENPTDQSLPLFDLQLSLILSLCLLLMFAFKALGLPRISAEMFGGFILGPSLLGKKRFFFPFKSLLTLETIGNLSLIYYLFLVGLEVDLKPVLRAGKKPLSIALIGILIPMPIGYALHSMLNMNEYGFDDDDIYSKRIRYGPLFWGVALATTNFPDLAWILSDIKLLHVEVGRVALSSAIITDLLSWLLLVLSTAIAGETTTFTLVYSIIFVGFCLLVLRPLLAWLISRDEREDQSGGGRSYDELHLYYLLAAVPFFGFITDSIGCQSMLGAFMLGVIMPKGVLKKTLMEKVEDFVCGLMMPLFFLIIGLRTNIHTLFGGDPGFATIVVIIFLAFGAKVLSTFLAAVFLNNMSSRDGLALGFLMNTKGLVSLIIINTARDLKALTNQSFSAMILAFWVMTTAVNPILSKTYKPIKNLSKYKRITIDGLKEDSEFRILTCIHNPRNISSFVNLLEASNPTKQSPICTIAVHLVENTGRASAMLILNDACKISEEEINGLPPIHFMNSFEKLEARNKAITVQQLSAVSSYSTVHKDICSLAEDKKVSLIVVPFHKQSTNAETILAPGEKKGYSPFRDVNRNVMNNAQCSVAIFVDRGLSSLVHKHPVVDGEDDDKHRVQRHYYMFFIGGPDDHEALAYAWRMSKDPRASLSVIRFVPSELGGVDHNHQNLHDKISIDNQKDADDEFIKQFKFESRNSPNIQFLEKVVDKSDDVMKVIGNLEDKCDIFFVGRGRGTLSPLMKVLSDWMEFPELGPLGDFLVSSSFIHYASVLIIQQGDTSIEDEEEACDQGQLKEHAAGRMTLSVPEVETPEFAPFVHRRGRSMRIHDQ; encoded by the exons aTGGCAATGTCTGATCAATGTAATGCGACAGTCCTGCTTCCAGACCTTGATTGGTGTATTAGAAAAAGAACAACAAATTATATGATCATTTGTTATAACAAGACAATACACCATCAACAAGGGATGTGGCAGATTGAAAATCCCACCGATCAATCACTCCCTTTGTTCGACTTGCAATTGTCTCTTATTCTTTCTCTCTGTTTACTTCTCATGTTTGCCTTCAAAGCCTTAGGTTTACCTCGTATTTCTGCTGAGATGTTT GGTGGTTTTATTCTAGGTCCATCTCTATTAgggaaaaaaagatttttcttcCCTTTCAAAAGCTTGTTGACATTGGAGACAATTGGAAACTTAAGCCTGATTTATTACCTATTTCTTGTGGGATTAGAGGTTGATTTGAAACCGGTACTGCGAGCTGGTAAAAAGCCTCTAAGTATAGCCTTAATTGGTATCCTCATTCCAATGCCAATTGGTTATGCCTTACATTCCATGCTTAATATGAATGAATATGGTTTTGACGACGACGACATTTACAGTAAACGTATCCGTTATGGTCCTCTGTTTTGGGGTGTTGCATTGGCCACCACAAACTTCCCTGATCTGGCTTGGATTCTTTCAGACATTAAGCTCCTCCATGTCGAAGTTGGACGAGTGGCCCTATCTTCCGCTATTATCACAGACCTTCTCTCTTGGCTTCTTCTCGTGCTATCGACAGCCATTGCCGGTGAAACCACAACTTTTACTTTAGTTTACTCCATTATCTTTGTGGGTTTTTGTTTGCTTGTCCTACGTCCACTTCTTGCATGGCTCATCTCACGTGACGAACGCGAAGACCAAAGCGGCGGCGGCCGTAGCTACGATGAATTGCATTTGTATTATCTTTTAGCAGCGGTTCCATTCTTTGGATTTATTACGGATTCAATTGGTTGCCAATCCATGCTTGGGGCTTTTATGTTGGGAGTCATTATGCCTAAGGGAGTGCTCAAGAAAACACTCATGGAGAAAGTTGAAGACTTTGTTTGTGGGCTTATGATGCCCCTTTTCTTCCTGATTATTGGACTTAGAACCAATATTCACACCCTTTTCGGAGGAGATCCTGGTTTTGCAACCATTGTGGTGATTATCTTCTTAGCTTTTGGTGCTAAGGTTTTGAGCACTTTCCTTGCTGCTGTATTCCTCAACAACATGTCAAGTCGAGATGGTCTTGCTCTTGGATTTCTCATGAATACCAAAGGCTTAGTGTCACTAATTATTATCAACACAGCTCGAGACCTAAAG GCATTGACCAATCAAAGCTTTTCAGCGATGATCCTTGCATTTTGGGTAATGACAACAGCGGTTAATCCCATTCTATCTAAAACTTACAAACCTATTAAGAATTTGAGCAAATACAAGCGCATAACCATCGACGGCTTGAAAGAAGACTCGGAGTTTCGAATCCTTACATGCATCCACAACCCGCGCAACATAAGCAGCTTCGTTAACCTCCTGGAGGCTTCGAACCCGACAAAACAATCCCCAATCTGTACCATTGCTGTTCATCTTGTTGAGAACACCGGCCGTGCTTCAGCCATGCTGATTTTGAATGATGCATGCAAAATCAGTGAGGAAGAAATCAATGGCTTGCCACCAATCCATTTCATGAACTCCTTCGAAAAGTTGGAGGCAAGAAACAAAGCCATCACTGTACAACAACTCAGCGCGGTTTCCTCTTACTCCACCGTCCATAAAGACATTTGCAGCCTTGCAGAGGACAAAAAAGTCTCTCTCATAGTTGTCCCCTTTCACAAGCAATCTACTAATGCTGAAACAATTTTAGCTCCTGGAGAGAAAAAAGGTTACTCGCCTTTCAGAGATGTCAACAGGAATGTGATGAACAATGCACAATGCTCGGTTGCTATCTTTGTCGACCGTGGCCTCAGTTCCTTAGTGCACAAGCATCCCGTGGTCGATGGTGAAGATGATGACAAACACAGGGTTCAGCGCCATTACTACATGTTCTTCATCGGCGGGCCAGATGACCATGAGGCATTGGCATATGCTTGGAGGATGTCTAAGGATCCTAGGGCCAGCTTAAGTGTAATCAGATTCGTACCAAGTGAATTAGGTGGCGTTGATCATAATCATCAAAATTTGCATGACAAGATCTCAATTGACAACCAAAAGGATGCTGATGATGAATTTATCAAGCAGTTCAAGTTTGAATCGAGGAATTCCCCTAATATACAATTCTTGGAGAAAGTGGTTGATAAATCCGACGATGTGATGAAAGTGATAGGGAATTTGGAAGATAAATGTGACATTTTCTTTGTGGGAAGAGGGAGAGGTACATTGTCACCACTCATGAAGGTACTCTCAGATTGGATGGAGTTCCCGGAGTTAGGACCTTTGGGAGATTTTTTGGTTTCATCGAGCTTCATTCACTACGCTTCGGTTCTTATAATTCAACAAGGTGATACATCCattgaagatgaagaggaaGCATGTGATCAAGGACAACTGAAGGAGCATGCTGCTGGGCGTATGACATTGTCAGTTCCAGAGGTAGAAACACCTGAATTCGCACCATTTGTTCATCGTAGAGGCAGAAGTATGAGAATTCATGACCAATGA
- the LOC112489868 gene encoding cation/H(+) antiporter 15 isoform X2, with amino-acid sequence MPIGYALHSMLNMNEYGFDDDDIYSKRIRYGPLFWGVALATTNFPDLAWILSDIKLLHVEVGRVALSSAIITDLLSWLLLVLSTAIAGETTTFTLVYSIIFVGFCLLVLRPLLAWLISRDEREDQSGGGRSYDELHLYYLLAAVPFFGFITDSIGCQSMLGAFMLGVIMPKGVLKKTLMEKVEDFVCGLMMPLFFLIIGLRTNIHTLFGGDPGFATIVVIIFLAFGAKVLSTFLAAVFLNNMSSRDGLALGFLMNTKGLVSLIIINTARDLKALTNQSFSAMILAFWVMTTAVNPILSKTYKPIKNLSKYKRITIDGLKEDSEFRILTCIHNPRNISSFVNLLEASNPTKQSPICTIAVHLVENTGRASAMLILNDACKISEEEINGLPPIHFMNSFEKLEARNKAITVQQLSAVSSYSTVHKDICSLAEDKKVSLIVVPFHKQSTNAETILAPGEKKGYSPFRDVNRNVMNNAQCSVAIFVDRGLSSLVHKHPVVDGEDDDKHRVQRHYYMFFIGGPDDHEALAYAWRMSKDPRASLSVIRFVPSELGGVDHNHQNLHDKISIDNQKDADDEFIKQFKFESRNSPNIQFLEKVVDKSDDVMKVIGNLEDKCDIFFVGRGRGTLSPLMKVLSDWMEFPELGPLGDFLVSSSFIHYASVLIIQQGDTSIEDEEEACDQGQLKEHAAGRMTLSVPEVETPEFAPFVHRRGRSMRIHDQ; translated from the exons ATGCCAATTGGTTATGCCTTACATTCCATGCTTAATATGAATGAATATGGTTTTGACGACGACGACATTTACAGTAAACGTATCCGTTATGGTCCTCTGTTTTGGGGTGTTGCATTGGCCACCACAAACTTCCCTGATCTGGCTTGGATTCTTTCAGACATTAAGCTCCTCCATGTCGAAGTTGGACGAGTGGCCCTATCTTCCGCTATTATCACAGACCTTCTCTCTTGGCTTCTTCTCGTGCTATCGACAGCCATTGCCGGTGAAACCACAACTTTTACTTTAGTTTACTCCATTATCTTTGTGGGTTTTTGTTTGCTTGTCCTACGTCCACTTCTTGCATGGCTCATCTCACGTGACGAACGCGAAGACCAAAGCGGCGGCGGCCGTAGCTACGATGAATTGCATTTGTATTATCTTTTAGCAGCGGTTCCATTCTTTGGATTTATTACGGATTCAATTGGTTGCCAATCCATGCTTGGGGCTTTTATGTTGGGAGTCATTATGCCTAAGGGAGTGCTCAAGAAAACACTCATGGAGAAAGTTGAAGACTTTGTTTGTGGGCTTATGATGCCCCTTTTCTTCCTGATTATTGGACTTAGAACCAATATTCACACCCTTTTCGGAGGAGATCCTGGTTTTGCAACCATTGTGGTGATTATCTTCTTAGCTTTTGGTGCTAAGGTTTTGAGCACTTTCCTTGCTGCTGTATTCCTCAACAACATGTCAAGTCGAGATGGTCTTGCTCTTGGATTTCTCATGAATACCAAAGGCTTAGTGTCACTAATTATTATCAACACAGCTCGAGACCTAAAG GCATTGACCAATCAAAGCTTTTCAGCGATGATCCTTGCATTTTGGGTAATGACAACAGCGGTTAATCCCATTCTATCTAAAACTTACAAACCTATTAAGAATTTGAGCAAATACAAGCGCATAACCATCGACGGCTTGAAAGAAGACTCGGAGTTTCGAATCCTTACATGCATCCACAACCCGCGCAACATAAGCAGCTTCGTTAACCTCCTGGAGGCTTCGAACCCGACAAAACAATCCCCAATCTGTACCATTGCTGTTCATCTTGTTGAGAACACCGGCCGTGCTTCAGCCATGCTGATTTTGAATGATGCATGCAAAATCAGTGAGGAAGAAATCAATGGCTTGCCACCAATCCATTTCATGAACTCCTTCGAAAAGTTGGAGGCAAGAAACAAAGCCATCACTGTACAACAACTCAGCGCGGTTTCCTCTTACTCCACCGTCCATAAAGACATTTGCAGCCTTGCAGAGGACAAAAAAGTCTCTCTCATAGTTGTCCCCTTTCACAAGCAATCTACTAATGCTGAAACAATTTTAGCTCCTGGAGAGAAAAAAGGTTACTCGCCTTTCAGAGATGTCAACAGGAATGTGATGAACAATGCACAATGCTCGGTTGCTATCTTTGTCGACCGTGGCCTCAGTTCCTTAGTGCACAAGCATCCCGTGGTCGATGGTGAAGATGATGACAAACACAGGGTTCAGCGCCATTACTACATGTTCTTCATCGGCGGGCCAGATGACCATGAGGCATTGGCATATGCTTGGAGGATGTCTAAGGATCCTAGGGCCAGCTTAAGTGTAATCAGATTCGTACCAAGTGAATTAGGTGGCGTTGATCATAATCATCAAAATTTGCATGACAAGATCTCAATTGACAACCAAAAGGATGCTGATGATGAATTTATCAAGCAGTTCAAGTTTGAATCGAGGAATTCCCCTAATATACAATTCTTGGAGAAAGTGGTTGATAAATCCGACGATGTGATGAAAGTGATAGGGAATTTGGAAGATAAATGTGACATTTTCTTTGTGGGAAGAGGGAGAGGTACATTGTCACCACTCATGAAGGTACTCTCAGATTGGATGGAGTTCCCGGAGTTAGGACCTTTGGGAGATTTTTTGGTTTCATCGAGCTTCATTCACTACGCTTCGGTTCTTATAATTCAACAAGGTGATACATCCattgaagatgaagaggaaGCATGTGATCAAGGACAACTGAAGGAGCATGCTGCTGGGCGTATGACATTGTCAGTTCCAGAGGTAGAAACACCTGAATTCGCACCATTTGTTCATCGTAGAGGCAGAAGTATGAGAATTCATGACCAATGA
- the LOC112491831 gene encoding cation/H(+) antiporter 15, with translation MAYSVLCNATMLLPGLDWCQKRKTPNYLVICYNKTLTHDTGLWQVANALDSSLPLFALQLVTILVMNRLLMLLFRPLGLPRISAEILSGVILGPSFIGSSKVGTLYLFPFRSLLTLETIGNLSLIYYMFLVGLEVDIKPAMRAGKKPLSIALVSLLIPIPVGYALHRLMNNEPYDNDDLYGSRPRYGPIFWGIALATTNFPDLARILSDLKLLHSEVGRIALSSAVITDLFSWVLLVVAIATASDGEAFTIVSSIFFVAMCFCAVRPVLAWLISLTSNDIDRLGEYHICFVMALVPFFGFITDSLGSQSILGAFMLGVIMPKGELKNILMEKVEDFVSGLLMPLFFLIIGLRTDPVKFNVPGSITVITYIIILISAFCTKIISTFMASVCLNRMSPRDGLALGFLMNTKGLLALIIISVGRDLKALNSEAFTVMLCAIWVMATVVGPVLARFYKPCRQFGKYKRRTIMSVEEDASELKILTCVHNPRNISSFVNIIEASNPTVETPINVSVVHLVENTGHHAAMLIVHDTCQPDEDVNKEYLPQNHTINSFENLKSRIDGGITVQELTAVSSYSTIHEDICSLAEDKTISLIIVPFHKQTGIAVEAGTDNNANNPFGDVNKNVMDSAQCSVALFVDRGLSTLEYCEGEGDRRHFYMVFIGGDDDREALAYAWRMSNNSTTDLTVIRFVRSEDAIDRSIDNDDHEDGIEDILTDRDKQIDDDYIKEFKTKSRNSMSVEFVEHVVSNGDEMVRMIGSLDYKGDLFIVGRGKKRMSALTKGLLDLGECPELGALGDILVSSSFMAETSILIVQRGASSSSSDHNDDEKAASGGQLKEHIGRMTWDVSEAQAPEFAPFVHRRGRHMNHDSDHL, from the exons atgGCATACTCTGTTCTATGCAATGCTACAATGCTCTTACCGGGCCTTGATTGGTgccagaaaagaaaaacaccaAATTACTTGGTCATCTGTTACAACAAAACGTTAACACATGACACAGGTCTCTGGCAGGTTGCAAATGCATTGGATTCATCTCTCCCTCTATTCGCCTTACAATTGGTCACCATCCTTGTCATGAATCGCCTACTCATGCTTCTATTCAGACCATTAGGCTTACCTCGTATTTCTGCTGAGATTCTT AGTGGTGTAATTCTGGGTCCATCTTTCATTGGTTCTTCAAAAGTTGGAACACTTTATCTATTTCCTTTCAGGAGCTTGTTGACATTGGAGACAATTGGAAACCTCAGCTTAATCTATTACATGTTTCTTGTTGGATTAGAGGTGGATATAAAACCGGCAATGCGGGCGGGTAAAAAGCCTCTGAGCATCGCACTCGTTAGCCTTCTAATTCCGATACCAGTTGGGTATGCATTGCATAGGTTGATGAACAATGAACCCTATGACAATGATGATCTATACGGTTCTCGTCCAAGGTACGGTCCAATATTTTGGGGCATTGCATTGGCAACCACGAACTTCCCTGATCTAGCTCGCATCCTTTCGGATCTCAAACTCCTCCATTCCGAGGTTGGAAGAATTGCACTTTCATCTGCCGTTATAACGGATCTTTTCTCTTGGGTTCTTCTCGTTGTCGCCATCGCCACGGCCAGTGATGGTGAAGCTTTTACCATAGTTTCTTCCATATTCTTTGTAGCCATGTGTTTCTGTGCTGTACGTCCTGTTCTTGCATGGTTGATTTCCTTAACTAGTAACGATATTGATAGATTGGGTGAGTACCATATATGCTTCGTTATGGCTTTGGTTCCTTTCTTCGGATTCATCACGGATTCATTGGGTAGCCAATCGATTCTTGGGGCTTTCATGTTGGGAGTTATTATGCCAAAAGGAGAGCTGAAGAATATACTTATGGAGAAGGTTGAAGACTTTGTATCTGGGCTTTTGATGCCACTTTTCTTTCTAATTATTGGGCTTAGAACCGATCCTGTCAAATTTAATGTCCCTGGTAGTATTACTGTCATAACCTACATCATCATTCTCATCTCGGCTTTTTGTACTAAGATTATTAGCACTTTCATGGCTTCGGTTTGCTTGAACCGCATGTCTCCTCGAGATGGTCTAGCTCTCGGATTTCTCATGAATACCAAAGGTTTATTGGCTCTCATTATCATCAGCGTTGGTCGAGACCTAAAG GCTTTGAATTCTGAAGCCTTTACAGTGATGTTATGTGCAATTTGGGTAATGGCTACTGTGGTTGGTCCAGTCTTGGCTAGATTTTACAAGCCTTGTAGACAATTCGGCAAGTACAAGCGAAGAACAATAATGAGTGTAGAAGAAGACGCTTCGGAGCTTAAAATCCTCACATGCGTACACAATCCTCGCAACATAAGCAGCTTCGTTAACATCATCGAGGCTTCGAATCCAACAGTAGAAACACCAATCAATGTGTCTGTCGTCCATCTCGTCGAAAACACCGGTCACCACGCAGCTATGCTCATTGTCCATGATACATGCCAACCAGACGAAGACGTAAACAAAGAGTACTTACCTCAAAATCACACCATCAATTCATTTGAGAATTTGAAGTCCAGAATTGATGGAGGAATCACAGTCCAAGAACTCACTGCCGTTTCTTCATACTCCACAATCCATGAAGACATTTGCAGTCTCGCAGAGGATAAGACAATCTCCCTCATAATCGTCCCGTTTCACAAGCAAACTGGTATTGCTGTTGAAGCAGGAACAGATAACAATGCTAATAACCCTTTTGGAGATGTTAACAAGAATGTTATGGACAGTGCTCAATGCTCGGTCGCTTTATTTGTGGATCGTGGACTTAGTACACTTGAATATTGCGAAGGCGAAGGCGATCGACGCCATTTTTACATGGTATTCATCGGCGGAGATGATGATAGGGAGGCTTTAGCATATGCATGGAGAATGTCTAATAACTCAACAACAGACTTAACAGTAATCAGGTTTGTTCGCAGTGAAGATGCTATAGACAGGTCTATAGATAATGATGATCATGAAGATGGCATTGAAGATATTCTAACAGACCGTGACAAACAGATTGATGATGACTACATCAAGGAATTCAAGACGAAGTCGAGAAATTCGATGTCTGTGGAGTTTGTGGAGCATGTGGTTAGTAATGGCGATGAGATGGTGAGAATGATTGGGAGTCTGGATTATAAAGGTGATCTTTTCATCGTAGGAAGGGGGAAGAAGAGAATGTCGGCTCTCACGAAAGGACTTTTGGATCTTGGTGAGTGTCCGGAATTAGGAGCCTTGGGAGATATATTGGTGTCTTCAAGCTTCATGGCTGAAACTTCGATTCTCATAGTGCAACGAGgtgcttcatcatcatcatctgatcataatgatgatgagaAGGCTGCAAGTGGTGGACAGTTGAAGGAGCATATTGGACGCATGACATGGGATGTTTCGGAGGCCCAAGCGCCGGAATTCGCGCCGTTTGTTCATCGGAGAGGGAGACATATGAATCATGACAGTGATCATCTTTGA